The region TTAAAGCAAAATTGGTGGTAGCGGTGGATATGAGTATGTCATCTCCGGTCAGGGAAAATTTTGCGCGGGCAAGCTCTCTCTCTTCTCTATCGATAGGGCTGAATAAGGAGAGATCCGGCTTATTGTAGATGATATCGATTTTTCGCCCGGCAAGTAGCGGGTGAGAGTCAATCATCCAATCCCGCACGCGGTTCGAAACGCAGACCATGCGGCAATCCGACGCAGCCTGTCTGCGCTCAATATACTTAATGAGCATATTAACCAATGCGATCCGGCGGCGGAACATTTTAAAGGAGCGGGCCAGTCCTGCAGGCCATGCCCGTTGCGATAAAGCCCAGAAGGATTCCAGCGGTCCTCCTCCGATACGCAAAATGTCTTGATTCAGGGATTTACCGAGGCTTATAGTCAGGTCATAGTTCCCTTTCCTGCGGGCCTTTTCCGCTGCCAGCACAAACCAGAGCAGTTTGCCGGCCCGGCAGAATCCATAACGGCCGACGTTGATGATATTTACTCCCTGCGGGGGCTCATCTTCAGCTCGGGCACATATAAAATCAACGGAATATCCCGCATCAGTCAGGGCCACACTCAAATTATATCCGAAACGCTCTACCCCGCCGTAACGACTGAAACGGGGCAGGATCAAGGCTATTCTTTTCATTTTCATATATGGTAAGTACCTTGCGGGCTTTTATTTATATTGATACTCGCTGAGCATATAAGGCGACATTAAAGCCGCCTGAAATTCAAAATTAGAATCTGAAATTATTGCAACGGACGGGTATGTTATTCGGAAACAACTGTCTTGCCAAGGAAAACGCTCATACAGGAGAAATAAGTGCCGTTTTTTACTCAAGCTCTGGATATGCAGATTTTCATTCTGGTCAACCAGATATTCCGCAAACACTGGCTGGATATCACTATGCCGCTACTTTCCTCCGCTGCCCTGCTCTGGGCCATAATCGCAGCGGTAACAATCTTCGGGGTCAGGAAAAAAGGGAGTAAATTTCTTATTATCATCCTGCTCATCTCCGCTACTATGGGACTGGCCGACTTTTCCACCAACCTGATCAAGAAATCCATAGGCCGTGTCCGCCCACTTAATTCAATTGCATTGACCTATTTCAAAGATGACGGAATCTGGCAGCGCAGGCCACTGGATTACCAGCAGACCAAAGAACGCGGCAACTCCTACCCCTCCGCACATGCTGCAAACTCAATGGCCTTTGCGGTTATGCTCATGTTTTTCTTTCGCCGGCTCAGACCGTGGATGCTCTTCCTGCCCATAGGAGTCGGCTATTCGCGTCTCTATCTGGGTAAGCACTTCCCAACAGATGTAATGGCTGGCTGGGCACTGGGGATGTGCGTGGCAATATCAGTCTGGCTGCTCTGGAGTTACTGGCTGAAATATAAATTACCTGAGAAGTACCGACCGTAAATTGCAAATTTAAACTATTAAGAATTCTCAGGGTGATTATCCCCTTTGCCCGCGAAGGCATAATCCGTGTAGCTAAAAGCGCGAAGCGAATCATACCAAATAGAAAATCGACTTGATCCTGACGGTTCAAGTCGATTTTCTATTTGGGGGATGGGGTGATTAAAAATTACCGGGCTGGCTAAAAAAGTTGTTACCCACAAGACAATTTACATTGAAATTTTCAGCCAGCACCGGTTCGAAATTTTTGTCCGGGATCCCAGGGGATGTGCGGAATCCCGGACACATGGGAAGGAAGGAATTTACAACTAGATTCCCGGAACCGGAAACCTTGAGCAGAAAGATTCAATCTCCGACCGGGTGGTAACGGCCAGATTATTATCTTCAGGACTTTTGAGAATGGTGGTGATCCAGCCCGCCAGTTTAACCATATCGGACTCCTTCATACCACGGGAGGTGGCTGCGGGAGTACCGATCCTGATACCACTTGGTTTCAGGGGCGGATTGGGATCATCAGGGATAATCTGCTTATTGGTGGTGATGGAAACTCCATCGAGCAGTTCTTCGGCAACTTTACCGTTGATGCCGTAGCTCTTCTCGGTATCGAGGACCATCATGTGATTGTCCGTTCCTCCGGTGACAAGGGAGGCACCGGATTTAAGCAATTCATCCGCGAGTGTTTTAGCGTTTAAAAGCACCTGCTTGCCGTAATCTTTGAATTCCGGCTCAAGCGCTTTCTTAAGAGTAACCGCTATACCGGCAATGGTATTCATGTGCGGTCCGCCCTGCAGACCGGGGAAGACGGCCTTATCGATCTTGGGCGCGAATTCCTTTTTGCAAAGGATCATTCCGCCGCGAGGACCGCGCAGGGATTTGTGGGAGGTGGAGGTGACTACATCAAAGCCGAAATCAAAGGGGTTGCGTATGACATCGGCAGCAATGAGTCCACCATAGTGCGAAGCATCGGTCATGGTGATGGCCCCGACTTCATCAGCTATTTTCTTGAATGCGGCATAATCCAGATCGCGGGGGTAGGAGGTATATCCGCAAAGGATCATTTTCGGCTTGTGTTCAAGGGCGGTTTTACGCAGC is a window of Maridesulfovibrio sp. DNA encoding:
- the glyA gene encoding serine hydroxymethyltransferase is translated as MQEYRNLLQSNDPEIFNALSGEESRQRAGIELIPSENYTYPEVLCTLGSVFTNKYSEGYPGRRYYGGQEYTDTIEDLARERAKQVFRCEHANVQPLSGSPMNQAVYLGLLEPGDTILAMDLSHGGHLTHGAPVSFMGKLFNFVRYKTNPADGAIDFDELRKTALEHKPKMILCGYTSYPRDLDYAAFKKIADEVGAITMTDASHYGGLIAADVIRNPFDFGFDVVTSTSHKSLRGPRGGMILCKKEFAPKIDKAVFPGLQGGPHMNTIAGIAVTLKKALEPEFKDYGKQVLLNAKTLADELLKSGASLVTGGTDNHMMVLDTEKSYGINGKVAEELLDGVSITTNKQIIPDDPNPPLKPSGIRIGTPAATSRGMKESDMVKLAGWITTILKSPEDNNLAVTTRSEIESFCSRFPVPGI
- a CDS encoding glycosyltransferase family 4 protein, whose amino-acid sequence is MKMKRIALILPRFSRYGGVERFGYNLSVALTDAGYSVDFICARAEDEPPQGVNIINVGRYGFCRAGKLLWFVLAAEKARRKGNYDLTISLGKSLNQDILRIGGGPLESFWALSQRAWPAGLARSFKMFRRRIALVNMLIKYIERRQAASDCRMVCVSNRVRDWMIDSHPLLAGRKIDIIYNKPDLSLFSPIDREERELARAKFSLTGDDILISTATTNFALKGVSFLIKALAELPENYQLQVAGGRKPSKYIKLAEKLGVAERVHFLGKVEDMPAFYGRSDIFVLPSFYDACSNSVLEALACGVPVISSRDNGSSYFLPGEQVIDDPSDYMKLAEMIIGTILKDRGEQFEWPDDVPCGIEPYLELVRDILG
- a CDS encoding phosphatase PAP2 family protein, with amino-acid sequence MPFFTQALDMQIFILVNQIFRKHWLDITMPLLSSAALLWAIIAAVTIFGVRKKGSKFLIIILLISATMGLADFSTNLIKKSIGRVRPLNSIALTYFKDDGIWQRRPLDYQQTKERGNSYPSAHAANSMAFAVMLMFFFRRLRPWMLFLPIGVGYSRLYLGKHFPTDVMAGWALGMCVAISVWLLWSYWLKYKLPEKYRP